One Malania oleifera isolate guangnan ecotype guangnan chromosome 10, ASM2987363v1, whole genome shotgun sequence genomic region harbors:
- the LOC131166640 gene encoding carotenoid cleavage dioxygenase 7, chloroplastic yields MPPPKISGPISIPTSGDRVPAPVVDHAAVALRDYQLLFASQRTETAKPVALRVVDGAIPPDFPSGTYYLAGPGIFSDDHGSTVHPLDGHGYLRAFTIDGLTRAVKYSARYVKTEAQREEHDPVTGTWRFTHRGPFSVLRGARMVGNTKVMKNVANTSVVRWGGRLMCLWEGGAPYEIESETLGTVGRFDVTNGCDSGQCGRGKVDAYHVAARLLNPILSGIFKMPPKRLLSHYKIDAHENRLLMLSCNAEDMLLPCSHFIFYEFDSNFKLLQRKEFCIPDHMMIHDWAFTKTHYILFGNRVKLDISGSLKAVCGLSPMISTLSVNPSKPTSPIYLLPRFAVQERDWREPIEAPSQLWLLHVGNAFHEINENDGHARIQIFASACSYQWFNFPKMFGYNWHNGKLDPSTMNAKEGETKLLPHIVQVLINLDPEGNCQNCIVEPLNQWSKPSDFPAINPLFSGNKNTYIYVASASGSHPTLPHFPFDTIVKLNVVNKSTFAWSVGARRFIGEPTFVPIGPKEDDGYLLVVEYAVSIQRCYLLILNPRRIGESNAIVARIEVPRYLSFPIGFHGFWAVEDNISQPHLN; encoded by the exons ATGCCGCCTCCAAAAATATCCGGGCCCATCTCCATTCCCACGTCCGGCGACCGCGTCCCCGCCCCGGTCGTAGACCACGCCGCGGTTGCCCTCCGCGATTACCAACTTCTCTTCGCCTCGCAGCGCACTGAAACCGCGAAGCCCGTCGCCCTCCGCGTCGTCGACGGCGCGATTCCGCCAGATTTTCCTTCGGGGACGTACTACCTCGCCGGTCCGGGCATATTTTCCGACGACCACGGCTCCACGGTGCACCCTCTGGACGGCCACGGCTACCTCCGGGCGTTCACCATTGACGGGTTGACCAGGGCGGTCAAATATTCGGCGAGGTACGTGAAGACGGAGGCCCAGAGGGAGGAGCACGACCCCGTGACCGGCACGTGGCGGTTTACCCACCGAGGGCCATTTTCGGTACTGAGGGGAGCGAGGATGGTGGGGAATACGAAAGTGATGAAGAACGTAGCGAACACGAGTGTGGTGAGGTGGGGGGGACGGCTGATGTGCTTGTGGGAGGGTGGAGCCCCCTACGAGATTGAATCGGAGACGTTGGGGACCGTGGGAAGGTTTGACGTGACGAACGGTTGTGATTCGGGGCAGTGTGGCAGGGGCAAAGTAGATGCTTATCACGTCGCCGCGCGTCTGTTGAACCCAATACTATCTG GGATTTTCAAGATGCCTCCAAAGCGATTACTGTCTCATTACAAAATTGATGCCCATGAGAATAGACTGTTAATGCTATCATGCAATGCAGAGGATATGCTACTTCCTTGTAGCCATTTTATCTTTTATG AGTTCGACTCAAATTTCAAGTTGCTTCAGAGGAAAGAGTTTTGCATCCCAGACCATATGATGATCCACGATTGGGCCTTCACTAAGACTCATTACATATTGTTTGGGAATCGAGTTAAGCTTGATATTTCAG GATCACTCAAAGCAGTTTGTGGGCTCTCCCCAATGATATCGACATTATCTGTGAACCCCAGCAAGCCCACGTCCCCCATTTACCTACTTCCTCGTTTTGCTGTTCAAGAAAGAGACTGGAGAGAGCCCATTGAAGCTCCTTCCCAGCTATGGTTGCTGCATGTTGGCAATGCCTTTCACGAAATCAATGAAAATGATGGGCATGCAAGGATTCAAATATTTGCTTCTGCTTGCTCTTATCAATggttcaattttccaaaaatgttcg GATATAATTGGCACAATGGTAAATTAGATCCTTCTACTATGAATGCAAAAGAAGGTGAAACCAAGTTGTTGCCACACATTGTTCAG GTGTTAATCAACCTAGATCCTGAAGGAAACTGTCAAAATTGTATCGTGGAGCCATTGAATCAATGGAGTAAGCCATCAGACTTTCCTGCTATTAATCCATTATTTTCTGGCAATAAAAACACTTACATTTATGTGGCGAGCGCTTCTGGTTCTCATCCAACTTTGCCGCATTTCCCATTTGACACAATTGTGAAGCTTAATGTTGTAAACAAGTCCACCTTTGCATGGTCTGTTGGTGCACGGCGATTCATCGGAGAGCCCACTTTTGTCCCTATTGGACCCAAAGAAGATGACGGTTACCTTCTTGTGGTGGAG TATGCAGTTTCAATCCAAAGGTGCTATCTTCTTATTCTAAATCCAAGGCGAATTGGAGAAAGTAACGCTATTGTAGCAAGAATTGAAGTCCCACGATACTTGAGTTTTCCCATTGGTTTCCATGGTTTTTGGGCTGTCGAAGATAACATATCACAACCTCATTTGAATTGA